The genomic DNA CGCCGGGCAGGTCGTCGAGGAGTGTCCCAAGTTGCCGCGTAATGGCATCGGTTAGAAATTCAGTCGCTCCGCCCTTCAAGGGCGACACATCTGCGCGAGACGGAGCCAGCTCAGCGAGCGAACGGGCCAGACCCTCGGTCAACAGCAAGTCGTACAAACCATCGGGCAATGCCATCGTCGTCCTTGGTAGGGGGTGCGGTGGCCTGGATTGTCCTGGCAACGCACACGACCAGAAAGCAAAGGACAGATGAATTGCAAAAGCCTGTTCGGCGCCCCAGCATCGACTGCCCTCGAAGGCATGGATAAAAGGTTACTGGGTTTTTATAAAAAATAGGCCTTGGCCTTTATTCATCAAGCGTCATAAGCTACATATTCAATAGCAGTTGTCTTGGGTAACACGGCGATAGCCGGATAATCCCGTCCATGAAAAAGCAACGCGTTGTCGTGGGCCTGAGCGGCGGAGTGGATTCCGCCGTCACCGCCTACCTGCTCAAACAACAAGGCCACGAGGTGGTCGGCATCTTCATGAAGAACTGGGAGGATGACGACGACAGCGAATACTGCTCGTCCAACATCGACTTCGTGGACGCCGCCGCCGTGGCCGATGTGATCGGCATCGAGATCGAGCACGTCAACTTCGCGGCCGACTACAAAGACCGCGTGTTCGCCGAGTTTTTGCGCGAGTACCAGGCCGGGCGCACACCCAATCCCGATGTGCTGTGCAATGCCGAGATCAAGTTCAAGGCCTTTCTCGACCACGCCATGCGCCTGGGGGCCGAGAAGATTGCCACCGGGCACTATGCGCGCGTGCGCCAGAACGCAGCCACGGGCCTGTTCGAGCTGCTCAAGGGCCTGGACCCGTCCAAGGACCAGAGCTATTTTTTGCACCGGCTGAACCAGGCGCAGCTGTCCAAAACGCTGTTCCCCGTGGGCGAGCTGCACAAGACCGAGGTGCGCCGCATTGCCGAAGAAATTGGCCTGCCCAATGCCAAGAAGAAGGATTCCACCGGCATTTGCTTCATTGGCGAGCGGCCGTTTCGCGAGTTTTTGAACCGCTACATCAGCCACGCGCCCGGCCCCATCCAGGACGACCGGGGCCGCACGCTGGGCCAGCATGTGGGCCTGAGCTTTTATACGCTGGGCCAGCGCCAGGGCCTGGGCATTGGTGGCGTGAAAGCCAAGGGCGCCGAGCTGAAGGCCGCGCTAGAGCGGGGCCAGCGCGGCGTGGGTGAGCACGAACCGTGGTTTGTGGCGCGCAAGGATATGGAAAAAAACGTGCTGCGCGTGGTGCAGGGCCACGACCACCCCTGGCTGCTGTCGCACCGGCTTGATGCCCAGGATGCCAGCTGGTGCGCGGGCCATGCGCCCGCGCCGGGCCCGTACGCCGCCAAGACGCGCTACCGCCAGCAGGATGCGGCCTGCACCGTGGTGAGTGCGGTGGGCGCCGACTTTCGCCTGGAGTTTCCCGAGGCGCAGTGGGCCGTCACGCCAGGGCAAAGTGCCGTGCTGTACGACGGCGAGGTGTGCCTGGGCGGCGGTGTGATTGCGGCGGTGGACCCGTCGGCCTGAAAGTTTTGATGAAAATGGCTGCTAGCGCTTGCTGGATAAGCGCTAGCAGCTATTAATTTTGATGCGCTGCGTGGGGCGATGTGGCCGCCAATGCCTTGTGTCGCCGCAACGGTTCAGGCCGGGCGCTGGTTGCCCAGAAAAAAAAGCCTGCCAACTATGTGTTGGCAGGCTTTTTTGTTCGCTGAAGCGTTGGCTGTCAGAACGGAATGTCGTCATCCATGTCATCAAAGCCCGAGGCAGCGCGCGGTGCCTGCGCCGCTGGGGCCGGCGCGGGCCGGGGGGCGGGTGCTACAGGGCGTTGTTGCATGGGTGCTGGCGCGGCGCGGCGCGGGGCCTGGTCGTAGCCGCCGCCGGAGTCTCCGCCATAGCCGCCGCCGTCGTCATGGCCGCCACCTTGGCCGCCCATGCCTTGGCGGCCGCCCAGCATCTGCATTTGGTCGGCGCGGATTTCGGTGCTGTATTTCTCCACGCCGGCCTGGTCGGTCCACTTGCGGGTGCGCAGGCTGCCTTCCACGTACACCTGCGAGCCCTTGCGCAGGTATTGGCCCACGATCTCGGCCAGGCGGCCGTTGAAGACCACGCGGTGCCACTCGGTGGCTTCCTTCATTTCGCCGGTCTGCTTGTCTTTCCAGCGATCGGTGGTGGCAATCGTCACGTTGGCCACCTGGTCGCCGCTGGGGAAGGTGCGCATTTCCGGGTCGCGGCCCAGGTTGCCGACGATGATGACTTTGTTGATGGATGCCATGGTGGTGTCTTTGCCTTCAAGGGATAAAAAGCGCCGGATGTGAGGGAATTCCAGGCGCCAAAGGGTGCATTGTGCCGCAAGCGGGGGTGGCGTTCGCCCGCTGCGGCCAGGCAAATTTCAGTGCCCGCCGCCCGCGCTGCGGCCCACGGGGCGCAGAGGCCAGGTCAGCACCAGCCACAGGGCGGTCAAGGCGGCGGTGGCGGCAAACAGCCCGGGTGCGCCGGCCCATTTGACCAGTGCGCCGCCCAGTGCGCCGCCGGCAAACAGCCCCAGCGACTGCAGCGTGTTGTAGCTGCCCAGCGCCGCGCCGCGCACCGGCGCTGGTGCCATGCGCGACACCAGGCTGGGCTGGCTGGCTTCGAGTGCATTGAAGCCGCAAAAGAACAAAAACATCAGCGGCCCCAGCACCCACAGCGTGGGGGTGGCGCCGCTGGCCGAGAGCAGCCCCAGGCCCACCTGCACCAGCAGCACCAGGGCAATGGCGCCCAGCAGGGCGCCGCGCAGGCGGCCGCGCCGCTCCATCGCAAACAGCCCCCCCATGGCCACAAAAGACAGCACCACGGCCGGCAGATACACCTGCCAGTGGTGGTCTTTGGTCAGGCCCGCCTGCACCAGCATGGCCGGCACGGCCACCCACATCGACAACTGCACGGTGTGCAGCACGAACACGCCCAGGTTCAGGCGCAGCAGATCGGGGTTGCGCCACACATCGGACACACTGCCGCGCGGTGCGTTTTTGTGCTCAGCCGACTCGGCCGGCACCCACCACAGCACCACGGCCACGCCCGCCAGCGCCAGTGCGCAGGTCAGGCCAAACAGGCCGGCCAGGCCGATATGGGCCGTCAGCACCGGGGCGGCCACCAGCGCCACGGCAAACACCAGGCCGATGCTGCCGCCCACCAGCGCCATGGCCTTGGTGCGCACGGCGTCGCGCGTCTGGTCGGCCAGCAGGGCTGTTACAGCAGCCGACACGGCGCCGGCGCCCTGCAGCGCGCGGCCCACCAGCAGGCCGGTGAGCGAATCGGCCAGCGCCGCCAGCAGGCTGCCCGCCGCAAACACCAAGAGGCCCAGCACGATGACGCGCTTGCGCCCGAAGCGGTCGGACGCCATGCCCAGCGGCAGTTGCAGCACGGCCTGGGTGAGGCCATAGATGCCCATGGCCAGGCCGACCAGCGCGGGGTCGTCACCGCCGGGGTATTTGCGTGCCTCCAGTGCGAATACGGGCAGCACGAGAAACAGGCCCAGCATGCGCAGCGCAAAGATCAGCGCCAGGCTGATGCTGGAGCGGCGCTCCAGCGGCGTCATGGCCGTGGCGGGGGTGGCAAGGGTGGGTGAAGGGGTTTGGGGGGGCACGGTAATGTCGGACACGCTCAAAAGGGGCCGTTTGGCCCAGGGGGCCGAGGCAGCACAAGCGATAAAGCGCCTGATTGTCCGCGATCCGCGCGCGGCGCACCTGGGCGGCGCCCCCATGGAATGCCCTGCGTCACTATCATGGTGGGTTTTTCTGCTTTTCTGGCGTGCGCCCCACTGTGAACCCTTCCCTCCCCCAACGTCCTGCTGACGATCAGCCTTCTGGCCCCTCGGGCCGTTACCTGGGCCACGCCCTGGCGCAGGCGCGCATCAGCATCCGCGGGGCGCGCACGCACAACCTCAAGAACATCGACCTCGACATCCCGCGCAACCAGCTGGTGGTGATTACCGGGCTGTCGGGCTCGGGCAAATCGAGCCTGGCGTTCGACACCCTGTATGCCGAGGGCCAGCGGCGCTATGTGGAAAGCCTGTCGGCCTATGCGCGGCAGTTTCTGGGGCGGCTGGACAAGCCCGATGTGGACCTGATCGAGGGCTTGTCGCCAGCGATTTCCATCGAGCAGAAGGCCACCAGCCACAACCCGCGCTCCACCGTGGGCACGGTGACCGAGATCCACGACTACCTGCGCCTGCTGTATGCCCGCGCCGGCACGCCGTTTTGCCCCGACCATGGCCTGCCGCTGGCAGCGCAGACCGTGAGCCAGATGGTGGACGCCGTGCTGGCCCTGCCCGAGGACACCAAGCTCATGGTGCTGGCCCCCGTGGCGCGTGAGAAAAAGGGCGAGTTCACCGAGTTGTTCGCGCAGATGCAGGCGCAGGGCTATGTGCGTTTTCGCGTCGATGGCCAGATCTACGAGCACGAAAACCTGCCCCAGCTCAAGAAGACCGAGAAGCACGACATCGACGTGGTGATCGACCGGGTGAAGGTGCGCGCGGACCTGCAGCAGCGCCTGGCCGAGAGCATCGAGGCGGCCCTGCGCGTGGGCGGGCACGAGGGCAACGGCCGCGTGCTGGCGCTGGAGATGGACACGGGGCAAGAGCACCTGTTCAGCAGCAAGTTCGCCTGCCCGGTGTGCAGCTATTCATTGGCCGAGCTGGAGCCGCGCCTGTTCTCCTTCAACTCGCCCATGGGCGCCTGCCCCGCGTGCGACGGCATCGGCCAGCGCGAGGTGTTTGACCCGACGCGTGTGGTCGCCTTCCCCAGCCTGAGCCTGGCCAGCGGCGCCATCAAGGGCTGGGACCGGCGCAACGGCTACTACTTTGCCATGCTGGAGAGCCTGGCCAGGCACTACGCGTTCGACATCGATGCGCCGTTTGAATCGCTGCCCGCGCCGGTGCAGCAAGCCATCCTGCACGGCTCGGGCGAGGAAGAAATCGCCTTCAGCTACATCATGGACAGCGGTGCCTCCAAGGGCAAAGCGATCGTCAAGAAGCATGTTTTCGAGGGCATCCTGCCCAACATGGCACGCCGCTACCGCGAGACGGATTCGGTGGTGGTGCGCGAAGACCTGGCCCGCTACCGCAGCACCCAGCCCTGCCCCGAATGCCACGGCGTGCGCCTGCGCCGCGAGGCCCGCCATGTGAAGCTGGGCGAGGGCGAACAGGCCCGCGCCATCTATGAGGTGAGCCACGCCACGCTCAGCGCGGCGCACGCCTGGTTCAATGACTTGAAGCTCAGCGGCGCCAAGGCCGAGATTGCCGACAAGGTGGTGCGCGAGATCGCCACGCGCCTGCAGTTTCTGAACGACGTGGGCCTGAGTTATTTGAGCCTGGACCGCAGCGCCGAAACCCTGAGCGGCGGCGAGGCGCAGCGCATTCGCCTGGCGTCACAGATCGGCTCGGGCCTGACGGGTGTGATGTATGTGCTCGACGAGCCCAGCATCGGCCTGCACCAGCGCGACAACGACCGCCTGATCGCCACGCTGCAGCACCTGCGCGACATTGGCAACAGCGTGATCGTGGTCGAGCACGACGAAGACATGATGCGCGCCGCCGACCAGGTGATCGACATGGGCCCCGGCGCGGGCGTGCACGGCGGGCGCGTGATGGCGCAAGGCACCTACGACGAAGTGCGCGCCAATGCGCAGTCGCTCACCGGCAAATACCTTTCGGGCGCGCTGTCGATTGCCGTGCCCCGGCGCCGCACGCCGTGGCTGCCGGTGCTGGAGCAGCCCGCGCCGGTGGCGGAGGCCAAGGCCAAGTCGCGCTTTCCGCAAACCGAGGCCAGCAAGCGCCGCGCCGAGCGCATGGCCGAGCACCACGCACGCCAGGGTGCCGTGCAGGCGCTGCGCGTGGCGGGCGCCAGCGGCAACAATTTGCAGGGCGTGACGGTGGACTTCCCCGTCGGACTGCTCACCTGCGTGACGGGCGTGTCGGGCTCCGGCAAGAGCACGCTGGTCAACGACACGCTGTACAAAGCCGTGGCACGCCAGCTGTACCGCGCGCACGACGAGCCCGCACCGCACGAAGAAATCGTGGGCATCGAGTATTTCGACAAGGTCATCAACGTTGACCAGAGCCCCATTGGCCGCACGCCGCGCAGCAACCCCGCCACCTACACGGGCCTGTTCACGCCGATCCGTGAGCTGATGGCCGAGACCAACACCGCCAAGGAACGCGGCTACGGCCCGGGGCGCTTCAGCTTCAACGTGGGTGCAGCAGGTGGTGGGGGCCGCTGCGAAGCCTGCCAGGGCGACGGCATGGTGAAGGTGGAAATGCACTTTTTGCCCGACGTGTACGTGCCCTGCGACATCTGCCACGGCCAGCGCTACAACCGCGAGACGCTCGAAGTGCTGTGGAAGGGCAAAAACATCGCGCAGATCCTGGAGCTGACGGTGGAAGACGCCGCCGCCTACTTCAAGGACGTGCCGACCATCGCGCGCAAGCTGCAGACGCTGCTGGACGTGGGGCTGTCGTACATCCGCCTGGGCCAGAGCGCCACCACGCTCTCGGGCGGCGAAGCGCAGCGCGTCAAACTCGCGCAAGAGCTGAGCAAACGCGACACCGGCCGCACGCTCTACATCCTCGATGAACCGACCACCGGCCTGCACTTTGCCGACATCGACCTGCTGCTCAAGGTGCTGCACCAGCTGCGCGACGCAGGCAACACCATCGTCATCATCGAGCACAACCTCGACGTCATCAAAACCGCCGACTGGCTGATCGACATGGGGCCCGAGGGCGGCGCGGGCGGCGGCAGCGTGGTGGGCGTGGGCACGCCCGAAGAACTGGCGGCCAACCCGGCCAGCCACACGGGGCGGTATCTGGCGCCGTATCTCAGCAAATAGTTTGAAAGAAATTGGCCTCTAGCGCTTGACAGTAAAGCGCAAGAAGCTATAAAAATAGTAGCTATTGAGGCGTGCGTGAAGCCAGCTTGCGGTACAGCGTCTGCCGGCTGATGCCCAGCTGGCGAGCGGCTTGCGACATGTTGCCGCGTGCGGCCTGCAAGGCCTGGTCGATGGCTGCGGTGGAGAGTTGCTGCAGGCTGAGGGCGGCGGGCAGGCCCTCCGCACCCGGGCCTGCTGCCGCTTCGCTGCGCGGGCTGGCGGGCGCCGCCGTGAGCGCCTGCACCAGGTCGTCGGGCATGTGCTCCCAGCCCAGGGTGTCTTCGCCCTCGGCCAGCATGGCGCAGGCGGTGCGCAGCACGTTGGCCAGCTGGCGCAGGTTGCCGGGCCAGGGGTAGGCGGCCAGGCGGGCCAACAGGTCGGGCGCCACCTGCACCTCAAAACCCAGGCCCTGTTCCGTGCCCAGGTCGGCCAGCAGGCGCTGCAGCAGCGCCACAAAGTCGCTGCGCTCGCG from Acidovorax sp. T1 includes the following:
- the uvrA gene encoding excinuclease ABC subunit UvrA, with amino-acid sequence MGHALAQARISIRGARTHNLKNIDLDIPRNQLVVITGLSGSGKSSLAFDTLYAEGQRRYVESLSAYARQFLGRLDKPDVDLIEGLSPAISIEQKATSHNPRSTVGTVTEIHDYLRLLYARAGTPFCPDHGLPLAAQTVSQMVDAVLALPEDTKLMVLAPVAREKKGEFTELFAQMQAQGYVRFRVDGQIYEHENLPQLKKTEKHDIDVVIDRVKVRADLQQRLAESIEAALRVGGHEGNGRVLALEMDTGQEHLFSSKFACPVCSYSLAELEPRLFSFNSPMGACPACDGIGQREVFDPTRVVAFPSLSLASGAIKGWDRRNGYYFAMLESLARHYAFDIDAPFESLPAPVQQAILHGSGEEEIAFSYIMDSGASKGKAIVKKHVFEGILPNMARRYRETDSVVVREDLARYRSTQPCPECHGVRLRREARHVKLGEGEQARAIYEVSHATLSAAHAWFNDLKLSGAKAEIADKVVREIATRLQFLNDVGLSYLSLDRSAETLSGGEAQRIRLASQIGSGLTGVMYVLDEPSIGLHQRDNDRLIATLQHLRDIGNSVIVVEHDEDMMRAADQVIDMGPGAGVHGGRVMAQGTYDEVRANAQSLTGKYLSGALSIAVPRRRTPWLPVLEQPAPVAEAKAKSRFPQTEASKRRAERMAEHHARQGAVQALRVAGASGNNLQGVTVDFPVGLLTCVTGVSGSGKSTLVNDTLYKAVARQLYRAHDEPAPHEEIVGIEYFDKVINVDQSPIGRTPRSNPATYTGLFTPIRELMAETNTAKERGYGPGRFSFNVGAAGGGGRCEACQGDGMVKVEMHFLPDVYVPCDICHGQRYNRETLEVLWKGKNIAQILELTVEDAAAYFKDVPTIARKLQTLLDVGLSYIRLGQSATTLSGGEAQRVKLAQELSKRDTGRTLYILDEPTTGLHFADIDLLLKVLHQLRDAGNTIVIIEHNLDVIKTADWLIDMGPEGGAGGGSVVGVGTPEELAANPASHTGRYLAPYLSK
- the ssb gene encoding single-stranded DNA-binding protein, whose protein sequence is MASINKVIIVGNLGRDPEMRTFPSGDQVANVTIATTDRWKDKQTGEMKEATEWHRVVFNGRLAEIVGQYLRKGSQVYVEGSLRTRKWTDQAGVEKYSTEIRADQMQMLGGRQGMGGQGGGHDDGGGYGGDSGGGYDQAPRRAAPAPMQQRPVAPAPRPAPAPAAQAPRAASGFDDMDDDIPF
- the mnmA gene encoding tRNA 2-thiouridine(34) synthase MnmA — its product is MKKQRVVVGLSGGVDSAVTAYLLKQQGHEVVGIFMKNWEDDDDSEYCSSNIDFVDAAAVADVIGIEIEHVNFAADYKDRVFAEFLREYQAGRTPNPDVLCNAEIKFKAFLDHAMRLGAEKIATGHYARVRQNAATGLFELLKGLDPSKDQSYFLHRLNQAQLSKTLFPVGELHKTEVRRIAEEIGLPNAKKKDSTGICFIGERPFREFLNRYISHAPGPIQDDRGRTLGQHVGLSFYTLGQRQGLGIGGVKAKGAELKAALERGQRGVGEHEPWFVARKDMEKNVLRVVQGHDHPWLLSHRLDAQDASWCAGHAPAPGPYAAKTRYRQQDAACTVVSAVGADFRLEFPEAQWAVTPGQSAVLYDGEVCLGGGVIAAVDPSA
- a CDS encoding MFS transporter, translated to MTPLERRSSISLALIFALRMLGLFLVLPVFALEARKYPGGDDPALVGLAMGIYGLTQAVLQLPLGMASDRFGRKRVIVLGLLVFAAGSLLAALADSLTGLLVGRALQGAGAVSAAVTALLADQTRDAVRTKAMALVGGSIGLVFAVALVAAPVLTAHIGLAGLFGLTCALALAGVAVVLWWVPAESAEHKNAPRGSVSDVWRNPDLLRLNLGVFVLHTVQLSMWVAVPAMLVQAGLTKDHHWQVYLPAVVLSFVAMGGLFAMERRGRLRGALLGAIALVLLVQVGLGLLSASGATPTLWVLGPLMFLFFCGFNALEASQPSLVSRMAPAPVRGAALGSYNTLQSLGLFAGGALGGALVKWAGAPGLFAATAALTALWLVLTWPLRPVGRSAGGGH